From a region of the Oryza sativa Japonica Group chromosome 6, ASM3414082v1 genome:
- the LOC4340665 gene encoding probable peroxygenase 4, producing the protein MASKPADVTATGGGGVAVVRDNNNNAGGGEAEVYRSELTPLQKHVAFFDRNKDGIIYPSETYQGFRAIGAGVVLSAVGAVFINGGLGPKTIPENTKTGLKLPIYVKNIHKGKHGSDSGVYDANGRFVPEKFEEIFKKHAHTRPDALTDKELKELLQSNREPKDFKGWLGGFTEWKVLYYLCKDKDGFLHKDTVRAVYDGSLFAKMEQEKQSAKKK; encoded by the exons ATGGCCTCCAAACCCGCGGACGTTACGGCTACAG gtggcggcggcgtcgccgtcgtccgtgacaacaacaacaacgccggcggcggcgaggcggaggtgtACCGCTCCGAGCTGACGCCGCTGCAGAAGCACGTCGCCTTCTTCGACCGCAACAAGGACGGCATCATCTACCCCTCCGAGACCTACCAAG GGTTCCGCGCAATCGGGGCAGGAGTCGTGCTgtccgccgtcggcgccgtgttCATCAATGGCGGACTTGGGCCCAAGACGATACCG GAGAACACCAAGACTGGTCTCAAGTTACCCATATACGTCAAGAACATCCACAAAGGCAAGCATGGAAGCGATTCAGGCGTGTATGATGCGAATGGAAG GTTTGTCCCAGAAAAGTTCGAGGAAATATTCAAGAAGCATGCTCACACCAGGCCTGATGCCCTAACAGACAAAGAGCTGAAGGAGTTGCTCCAATCAAACAGGGAGCCTAAAGATTTCAAAGGATG GTTGGGTGGCTTCACAGAGTGGAAAGTATTGTACTACCTCTGCAAAGACAAGGATGGATTTCTTCACAAGGATACTGTCAGGGCAGTCTATGATGGAAGCCTATTTGCAAAGATGGAGCAAGAGAAGCAGTCTGCTAAGAAGAAATGA
- the LOC4340666 gene encoding 1-aminocyclopropane-1-carboxylate oxidase homolog 4 — protein MASSAAAAAATGRAALVKAFDETRTGVRGLVESGVSAVPDIFRHPDPYASVPLAPPGVSIPVVDLSLPAPLAAEAAAGAAREWGFFYLVNHHALVPPGFTDGLLAATRAFNELPATERAAHYGRSVDGGVDYFSNFDLYRSGAASWRDTIEVTFGPSRPDTGRIPAACRAEVVGWDAHATAVSRAVMALLCEGLGLAADALEEASCLEGRVMVCHYYPVCPEPERTMGVVPHTDPVVLTILAQDDVGGLQVKHTNEDGESYWVDAKPVPGALMINVGDLLQIMSNDKYKSVEHRVVMNSHEEARVSSAIFYNPGKRGDSVFYGPLPELVSSENPPKYRNFTMPEFLGTFFKRELASNALIEHFKI, from the exons atggcgtcctccgccgccgccgccgcggcaacgggccgcgccgccctcgtcaAGGCCTTCGACGAGACACGCACCGGCGTCCGCGGCCTCGTCGAGTCCGGTGTCTCCGCCGTCCCGGACATCTTCCGCCACCCCGACCCCTACGCCTCCGTCCCGCTCGCTCCACCCGGCGTCTCCATCCCCGTCGTCGACCTctccctccccgcgccgctcgccgccgaggccgcggcgggggCCGCGCGCGAGTGGGGGTTCTTCTACCTCGTCAACCACCACGCCCTCGTCCCCCCCGGCTTCACCGACGGGCTCCTCGCCGCCACGCGCGCCTTCAACGAACTCCCGGCCACGGAGCGCGCCGCGCACTACGGCCGCTCCGTGGACGGCGGGGTGGACTACTTCTCCAACTTCGACCTGTACCGGTCCGGCGCCGCGAGCTGGCGCGACACCATCGAGGTCACGTTCGGGCCCTCGCGCCCCGACACGGGGCGCATCCCGGCGGCGTGCCGCGCCGAGGTCGTCGGCTGGGACGCGCACGCCACCGCCGTGTCCCGCGCCGTCATGGCGCTGCTCTGCGAGGggctcggcctcgccgccgacgcgctgGAGGAGGCCTCCTGCCTCGAGGGGAGAGTGATGGTGTGCCACTACTACCCGGTGTGCCCTGAGCCCGAGCGCACCATGGGGGTCGTCCCGCACACGGACCCCGTCGTGCTCACCATCCTCGCGCAGGATGATGTCGGTGGCCTGCAGGTGAAGCACACGAACGAGGATGGGGAGAGCTACTGGGTAGATGCGAAGCCTGTGCCCGGCGCTCTTATGATCAATGTTGGGGACCTATTGCAG ATAATGTCTAATGATAAGTACAAGAGCGTGGAACACCGGGTAGTAATGAATTCACATGAAGAAGCCAGAGTTTCAAGTGCCATCTTCTACAATCCTGGCAAGAGAGGGGACTCAGTTTTTTATGGACCATTGCCAGAGCTGGTTTCTTCGGAAAACCCTCCAAAGTACAGGAATTTTACTATGCCTGAGTTTTTGGGGACCTTCTTTAAACGAGAGCTTGCGAGCAATGCTCTTATCGAGCACTTCAAAATATGA